The following are encoded in a window of Pseudomonas graminis genomic DNA:
- a CDS encoding DUF4177 domain-containing protein, producing MFVYKMVQVPPNVEVQAKNQKGNEAAAYLQNVVNQHAGDGWEFYRIDTIGVAVQPGCFAGLFGQKAELSQYYVISFRRPG from the coding sequence GTGTTCGTATATAAAATGGTGCAGGTTCCGCCAAACGTAGAAGTCCAGGCGAAGAATCAAAAAGGGAATGAGGCTGCTGCTTATTTACAGAATGTTGTGAATCAGCATGCAGGGGATGGGTGGGAGTTTTATCGAATTGACACGATCGGAGTGGCAGTACAGCCAGGATGTTTTGCGGGACTCTTCGGACAAAAAGCTGAGCTTTCTCAATATTATGTAATTTCTTTCCGGCGACCTGGTTGA
- the yidD gene encoding membrane protein insertion efficiency factor YidD yields MARLSVAVIHVYQRFAPHRLRSACRYEPSCSNYAILAIEKYGAVKGWKLALNRIYRCKAPHGGTDYP; encoded by the coding sequence ATGGCGCGGTTGTCTGTAGCGGTAATTCACGTCTACCAGCGCTTTGCTCCACACCGCCTCAGATCCGCCTGCCGATATGAGCCTTCCTGCTCTAACTACGCAATATTGGCGATTGAAAAATACGGTGCGGTAAAGGGGTGGAAACTGGCTCTGAATCGCATCTATCGATGCAAAGCCCCCCACGGGGGGACCGACTACCCATAA